A portion of the Cervus elaphus chromosome X, mCerEla1.1, whole genome shotgun sequence genome contains these proteins:
- the LOC122689350 gene encoding 39S ribosomal protein L35, mitochondrial-like, translating into MAVSVFAGPVRAGSGILRPLNILASSAYRNCTKNACLNSVLSSRHFSHIQTPVVSSAPRLITSVRNLTCGQTATVLNRMALLLPNVLKPPVRTVTYYSSRKGKRKTVKAVIYRFLRLHSGLWLRRKAGYKKKLWKKTVARKRRLREFVFCSKTQSKLLDKMTTSFWKRRNWYADDPYQMYHDRTNLKV; encoded by the coding sequence ATGGCGGTCTCCGTGTTCGCCGGTCCGGTGAGAGCAGGCTCCGGAATTTTACGGCCCCTGAACATTTTGGCATCTTCAGCCTATCGAAACTGCACCAAAAATGCCTGTCTTAATTCTGTACTGTCCTCCCGGCATTTCAGTCATATTCAGACACCAGTTGTGTCCTCTGCTCCCAGACTGATCACATCTGTCAGAAACCTGACATGTGGGCAGACTGCCACAGTCCTCAATAGAATGGCCCTCTTGCTCCCAAACGTCCTGAAGCCACCAGTCAGAACTGTAACATACTACAGTTCAAGAAAAGGCAAGAGGAAGACTGTGAAAGCTGTCATCTATAGGTTTCTTCGACTTCATAGTGGCCTGTGGCTAAGGAGGAAGGCTGGTTATaagaaaaaattatggaaaaagaCGGTTGCAAGAAAAAGACGCTTGAGGGAATTTGTCTTCTGCAGTAAAACCCAGAGTAAGCTCTTAGATAAAATGACAACGTCTTTCTGGAAGAGGCGAAACTGGTATGCTGATGATCCTTATCAGATGTATCACGATCGAACAAACTTGAAAGTATAG